A DNA window from Nitratidesulfovibrio sp. contains the following coding sequences:
- the fbp gene encoding class 1 fructose-bisphosphatase — MPEVTVTEHLLQHQKRSPAATGQFTTLLNDLILSAKIIARSVNKAGLLDVLGGTGEVNVQGENVQKLDEFANRVLIYRMERSGALCAMGSEENADIIRVSEKLTRGDYILIFDPLDGSSNIDVNINVGTIFSILRRKSPSGDDATMEDVLQSGAEQVAAGYILYGPSTMLVYSTGQGVHGFTLDPTVGEFLLSHPDIRIPERGKIYSVNESYWHYWDEATREAVGYFKGTGNERGKPYSLRYVGSLVADFHRTLLYGGIFMYPMDQRDPQKPQGKLRLQCEASPLAFLAEQAGGLATDGTGRILDIKPQALHERVPLFIGSRRDVQAVTDIYTRHAK; from the coding sequence ATGCCAGAGGTCACCGTCACCGAGCACCTGCTGCAACACCAGAAGCGTTCGCCTGCGGCCACCGGCCAGTTCACCACCCTGCTGAACGACCTCATCCTGTCCGCCAAGATCATCGCCCGCAGCGTGAACAAGGCGGGCCTGCTGGATGTTCTGGGCGGCACCGGCGAGGTCAACGTGCAGGGTGAGAACGTGCAGAAGCTGGACGAATTCGCCAACCGCGTGCTCATCTACCGCATGGAGCGCTCCGGCGCGCTGTGCGCCATGGGCTCTGAAGAAAACGCCGACATCATCCGCGTTTCCGAAAAGCTCACCCGGGGCGACTACATCCTCATCTTCGATCCGCTGGATGGTTCGTCCAACATCGACGTGAACATCAACGTCGGCACCATTTTCTCCATCCTGCGGCGCAAGTCGCCCTCGGGCGACGACGCCACCATGGAAGACGTGCTCCAGTCGGGCGCCGAGCAGGTGGCCGCAGGCTACATCCTGTACGGCCCCTCCACCATGCTGGTGTATTCCACCGGCCAGGGCGTGCACGGCTTCACCCTGGACCCCACCGTGGGCGAATTCCTGCTCTCGCACCCCGACATCCGCATTCCCGAGCGGGGCAAGATATACTCCGTCAACGAATCCTACTGGCACTACTGGGACGAAGCCACCCGCGAGGCCGTCGGCTACTTCAAGGGCACCGGCAACGAGCGCGGCAAACCCTATTCCCTGCGCTACGTGGGTTCCCTGGTTGCCGACTTCCACCGCACCCTGCTGTACGGCGGCATCTTCATGTACCCCATGGACCAGCGCGACCCGCAAAAGCCCCAGGGCAAGCTGCGCCTGCAGTGCGAAGCCTCGCCCCTGGCCTTTCTGGCCGAACAGGCTGGTGGCCTTGCCACCGACGGTACCGGGCGCATCCTGGACATCAAGCCCCAGGCGCTTCACGAGCGCGTGCCCCTGTTCATCGGCTCGCGCCGCGACGTGCAGGCCGTGACCGACATCTACACCCGCCACGCGAAGTAG
- a CDS encoding tetratricopeptide repeat protein, with product MKAKIEWYQEVLELEPSSKVFFPLARLLAENGQPNDAIATLRQGLDRHPEFIEARLFLIELLHSSHRDDLRDGEVGKLARLLGAYPGFWDAWSACLAAGDKGRDTALALAFLAASFRSGTQGALSWTSVIEHGLRAMLGGNGTEPAAMPAAPAAAPLHVAAPSISAMPEMQDEPDHAVGYAADKPDARIAPAATGTGDAADVADAPEAIDGQDEEEEHFSLRTRSMAQVLAEQGDLRGALDIYEELMAASGSDEERADIADVIQELTNRLKSAGEGSQRQQTADEGQPLQGKHKLIHMLESLAERLEARAQG from the coding sequence ATGAAGGCAAAAATTGAGTGGTATCAAGAGGTACTTGAACTCGAACCGAGTTCTAAGGTCTTTTTTCCGCTCGCCCGCCTGCTGGCCGAAAACGGCCAACCCAATGACGCCATAGCCACCCTGCGCCAGGGGCTTGACCGCCATCCCGAATTCATCGAAGCACGCCTTTTCCTCATCGAACTTCTGCACTCAAGCCACAGGGACGACCTGCGCGACGGCGAAGTGGGCAAGCTGGCCCGCCTGCTGGGTGCCTATCCCGGCTTCTGGGATGCCTGGAGCGCCTGCCTGGCCGCAGGGGACAAGGGCCGCGATACCGCGCTGGCCCTGGCCTTTCTGGCGGCCTCGTTCCGTTCCGGCACCCAGGGTGCGCTGTCGTGGACTTCCGTCATCGAGCACGGGTTGCGGGCCATGCTGGGCGGCAACGGCACGGAACCCGCTGCCATGCCTGCGGCCCCTGCCGCCGCGCCACTGCATGTGGCCGCGCCGTCCATCTCGGCCATGCCCGAAATGCAGGACGAGCCCGATCACGCAGTTGGATACGCCGCCGACAAGCCCGATGCGCGGATCGCACCTGCGGCGACCGGTACGGGTGACGCGGCGGATGTGGCTGACGCGCCCGAGGCCATCGATGGCCAGGACGAGGAAGAGGAACATTTTTCGCTGCGCACCCGCTCCATGGCGCAGGTGCTTGCCGAGCAGGGCGACCTGCGCGGCGCCCTCGACATCTACGAGGAACTGATGGCCGCATCGGGCAGCGACGAAGAACGCGCCGACATCGCCGACGTGATCCAGGAACTCACCAACCGCCTCAAGTCCGCGGGGGAGGGAAGCCAGCGGCAGCAGACGGCCGACGAGGGGCAGCCCCTTCAGGGCAAGCACAAGCTCATCCATATGCTCGAATCGCTGGCAGAGCGCCTGGAGGCGCGGGCCCAGGGATAG
- a CDS encoding septum formation initiator family protein encodes MFWRRLLIGLSLALNVVLLYRLVWSDQGMVAYKTLKQQCTAMEARLKDLDTRNLTLSREIRLLQSDGKYVEKMIRKRLNFVKDNEILYIFPETQAEAATPGAGSDEGKN; translated from the coding sequence ATGTTCTGGCGGCGCCTGCTCATCGGCCTTTCCCTGGCCCTTAACGTTGTCCTGCTGTATCGCCTTGTCTGGAGCGACCAGGGCATGGTGGCGTACAAGACGCTGAAGCAGCAGTGCACCGCCATGGAGGCCCGCCTGAAGGACCTCGACACCCGCAACCTGACCCTGAGCCGCGAAATACGGCTCTTGCAGTCGGACGGGAAATATGTCGAAAAGATGATCCGCAAGCGGCTGAACTTCGTGAAGGACAACGAAATCCTCTACATCTTCCCCGAGACGCAGGCGGAAGCGGCCACACCGGGAGCCGGATCTGATGAAGGCAAAAATTGA
- the pgsA gene encoding CDP-diacylglycerol--glycerol-3-phosphate 3-phosphatidyltransferase, producing MFNLANRITLARIFIVPAIVGLLMFPGRITCLAAVVLFALASVTDIIDGHIARRSNMVTSFGKFLDPLADKILIGSVMIMLVELGWIAGWIAIVIIARELMVTGLRAVAADEGLVIAADKFGKMKTVMQMFALVPLMLHYPWFGLDPNPAGQFMLYIALFLTVFSGFNYLYTFYGNWLKEGAGRA from the coding sequence ATGTTCAACCTTGCCAACCGCATCACGCTGGCGCGCATCTTCATCGTGCCCGCCATCGTCGGGCTGCTGATGTTCCCCGGCCGCATCACCTGCCTGGCGGCCGTGGTGCTGTTTGCGCTGGCCTCGGTCACCGACATCATCGACGGGCACATCGCGCGGCGGTCGAACATGGTGACCAGCTTCGGCAAGTTTCTTGATCCGCTGGCCGACAAGATTCTCATCGGCTCGGTGATGATCATGCTGGTGGAACTGGGCTGGATTGCCGGGTGGATCGCCATCGTGATCATTGCGCGGGAACTGATGGTCACCGGCCTGCGTGCCGTGGCCGCCGACGAAGGGCTGGTCATCGCCGCCGACAAGTTCGGCAAGATGAAGACCGTCATGCAGATGTTCGCGCTGGTGCCGCTGATGCTGCACTACCCGTGGTTCGGGCTGGACCCCAACCCGGCAGGGCAGTTTATGCTTTACATCGCGTTGTTTCTCACGGTATTTTCAGGCTTCAACTACCTGTATACATTTTACGGAAACTGGCTCAAGGAAGGCGCCGGACGGGCCTAG